In Nymphaea colorata isolate Beijing-Zhang1983 chromosome 5, ASM883128v2, whole genome shotgun sequence, one genomic interval encodes:
- the LOC116254840 gene encoding protein RETICULATA-RELATED 5, chloroplastic-like — protein MAAAANGPLPPLTCHRSTRRKPSRSRFADTASPARCRRRCRTFVCSSEPDHLASTRFAAQIQEVGLVGDEEEASVTAGNRREFLLKPLLAIGGAWLASRSVAEAATAAPEAVSSSNPATVSAAAPAKEDVIVSRVYDATVIGEPLALGKDKSRIWDKLLNARVVYLGEAEHVPVSDDKDLELEIVRNLRNKCFEQQRSISLALEAFPCDLQEQLNDYMSKRIDGESLRSYVSHWPPGRWLEYEPLLSYCRDNGVRLVACGTPLEVLRTVQAEGIRGLTAAQRRIYTPPAGGGFISGFARRASVDMNFSNPSIPFGPTSYLSAQSRVVEEYTMSQTVLQALHDGGSVGMLVVVTGASHVVHGSRGVGLPARISKKLPKKNQVVILLNPERQVIRKEGEVPSAYFLWYSAARPCSRNCFDRAEISRVMNAASRRRDALPQDLQKGLDLGVVSPEVLQNFFDLEQYPFISELTKQFQGFRERLLADPKFLHRLAIEEAISITTTLLAQYERRKEHFFEEIDYVITDTVRGSVVDFFTVWLPAPTLSFLSFEETGVGSGNIDMLKGFLGSIPDNAFQTSIPGKDWNLTHRVASVLVGGIKLFGVGFISSIGAVASSNTLYAVRKYLNPALVGKVRQKRSPILKTALVYACFLGVSANLRYQVIAGVIEHRLSNQFLTSAPVLVNALSFVARTINSYWGTQQWVDLARFTGLQTRTSKAPSKLPPEVPTHSTVDGEAPVAGTMNSSNNQPSDGSTLHEALQKMINVHCIEIK, from the exons ATGGCGGCCGCAGCTAACGGCCCGCTCCCGCCACTCACCTGCCATCGGTCGACGCGCCGGAAACCGTCCCGGAGTCGTTTTGCGGATACTGCCTCGCCGGCGAGATGCCGCCGTCGATGCCGGACGTTTGTGTGCTCTTCGGAACCCGACCACCTGGCGAGCACCCGGTTCGCTGCTCAGATTCAAGAAGTCGGTCTGGTGGGCGACGAAGAGGAGGCTTCTGTGACGGCCGGGAACAGGAGGGAATTCCTTCTGAAGCCCCTCCTGGCGATCGGTGGAGCCTGGCTGGCATCGCGTTCTGTGGCAGAGGCGGCGACGGCAGCACCCGAGGCAGTCTCGAGCTCGAATCCGGCAACCGTTAGCGCCGCTGCTCCGGCTAAAGAGGACGTTATCGTTTCCAGGGTTTACGATGCGACGGTAATCGGGGAACCTCTGGCGCTGGGGAAGGACAAGAGCAGGATTTGGGATAAGCTGCTCAATGCGCGGGTTGTCTATCTGGGCGAGGCGGAGCATGTCCCCGTGAGCGATGATAAG GATCTTGAGCTTGAGATAGTgagaaatttaagaaataagTGCTTTGAGCAGCAACGGTCTATTTCTTTAGCTCTTGAAGCATTTCCCTGTGATTTGCAAGAACAGCTAAATGACTATATGAGCAAAAG GATTGATGGAGAGAGCTTAAGGTCTTATGTGTCACACTGGCCACCTGGACGCTGGTTGGAGTATGAGCCTCTTCTGAGTTATTGTCGTGACAATGGGGTGCGCCTTGTAGCTTGTGGTACACCTCTAGAG GTCTTGAGGACTGTTCAAGCTGAAGGCATTAGAGGTCTTACTGCTGCACAGCGTAGAATTTACACTCCTCCAGCTGGTGGTGGATTTATTAGTGGGTTTGCACGTAGGGCATCTGTGGATATGAATTTTTCAAATCCATCCATTCCCTTTGGTCCAACTTCATATTTATCAGCTCAATCAAGAGTAGTTGAAGAGTACACAATGTCCCAGACCGTGTTGCAAGCTTTGCATGATGGAGGTTCTGTTGGCATGCTTGTAGTTGTAACAGGCGCTAGCCATGTTGTGCATGGGTCAAGAGGTGTAGGGTTGCCTGCAAGAATTTCGAAGAAGTTGCCAAAGAAAAATCAGGTTGTTATATTGCTTAATCCAGAAAGACAGGTAATACGCAAAGAAGGAGAGGTTCCTAGTGCTTATTTCTTGTGGTACTCTGCTGCTAGACCGTGCAGTAGGAATTGTTTTGACCGTGCTGAAATTTCAAGGGTGATGAATGCTGCCAGCAGAAGACGAGATGCCTTGCCCCAA GATCTCCAGAAAGGACTTGATCTCGGTGTGGTTTCTCCAGAAGTACTACAGAACTTCTTTGATCTGGAGCAGTATCCGTTTATTTCAGAACTCACTAAACAATTTCAG GGCTTCCGTGAGAGATTATTGGCTGACCCCAAATTCTTACATAGATTGGCGATAGAAGAGGCCATTTCTATAACCACAACTCTCCTAGCACAATATGAAAGGCGTAAGGAGCATTTCTTTGAAGAGATCGACTATGTTATAACTGATACAGTCAGGGGCTCTGTTGTAGATTTCTTTACTGTGTGGCTGCCTGCTCCAACCCtctcatttttgtcatttgaagAAACTGGTGTTGGCTCAGGGAACATAGACATGTTAAAAGGCTTTCTAGGATCAATCCCTGATAATGCTTTTCAGACAAGTATTCCTGGAAAGGACTGGAACCTGACTCATAGGGTTGCATCTGTGCTTGTTGGAGGTATTAAACTCTTTGGAGTTGGATTTATCTCCAGCATTGGGGCTGTAGCTTCATCAAACACACTATATGCTGTAAGAAAGTACCTTAATCCTGCCCTGGTGGGAAAAGTAAGACAGAAAAGGTCTCCAATATTGAAGACGGCACTTGTTTATGCATGTTTTTTGGGGGTCTCAGCAAATCTTCGGTATCAG GTTATTGCCGGAGTAATAGAGCACCGTCTCTCAAACCAGTTTTTAACTTCAGCTCCAGTTCTTGTGAATGCATTATCTTTTGTTGCTCGGACAATCAATTCGTATTGGGGAACACAG CAATGGGTCGACCTTGCAAGATTCACAGGGTTGCAGACTCGCACAAGCAAAGCTCCTTCAAAATTGCCCCCTGAAGTTCCTACGCACTCAACAGTGGATGGTGAAGCCCCTGTGGCAGGCACCATGAACTCCTCGAACAATCAACCTAGCGATGGTTCCACACT GCATGAAGCCTTGCAGAAAATGATAAATGTCCATTGCATTGAGATAAAATAG